Proteins encoded within one genomic window of Fibrobacter sp.:
- the recN gene encoding DNA repair protein RecN, whose product MLKSLSINGFTLIAQAEVPFREGFTAITGETGAGKSVLLKSLRIVCGDKSQASMVRTGADKAVVEAIFDISKEPQVKSILEDLEIDSDDELIIRREVLENGKGRARVNGAVVSLPDLQKLGDELIQMHGQSEQLLLRDTRTHAKMLDDYAGNGELLTEYSKQWALWNSIQSKIAETEERAKNLAAQKDFLKFQYEELSKAALKDGEEEALEEKVSSASKVETERRYLDDIQGLLGNENGLLDQVQNLQAKMRSLAAKIPSYDEDLNALIEVADPFESICKDLMRLSPSSAVSAAEIDKANSRIAQIQKLKRKYRTDVSGLIALTEQRAEELSSLENLDADLEELNRQGAKAKAELTRIAGLLTAARTAAAARYDSSVSEILHTLGMPKAQFTTSIETQALGPIGADRIEFLLAPNPGEGSKSLQKAVSGGELSRVLLAIKSVMADLDHVPLLIFDEVDSGISGEVGNSIGVALRNLGKHHQVLTITHLHQVASRAQNQLAVSKKEIDGRTFTSVVDLDYEGRLQEISRMLGGDSDTIREHAKQLLQENL is encoded by the coding sequence ATGCTAAAGTCTCTTTCTATCAATGGTTTTACTTTGATTGCCCAGGCGGAAGTTCCTTTCCGCGAGGGCTTTACTGCCATCACCGGCGAAACCGGCGCGGGCAAGTCTGTTCTTCTCAAGTCCCTACGTATCGTTTGCGGCGACAAGTCCCAGGCATCCATGGTGCGTACCGGAGCAGACAAGGCTGTTGTAGAAGCCATTTTCGACATTAGCAAGGAACCTCAGGTCAAGAGCATTCTCGAAGATCTAGAAATCGACAGCGATGACGAACTGATCATCCGCAGAGAAGTCCTGGAGAACGGTAAGGGCCGCGCCCGTGTCAACGGCGCCGTCGTTAGCCTGCCAGACCTGCAGAAGCTGGGCGACGAACTGATCCAGATGCACGGGCAGAGCGAGCAGTTGCTGCTCCGCGATACACGCACCCATGCAAAGATGCTTGACGACTATGCAGGCAACGGCGAACTGCTTACTGAATACAGTAAGCAGTGGGCCCTTTGGAACAGCATCCAGAGCAAGATTGCCGAAACTGAGGAACGGGCAAAGAACCTTGCCGCACAAAAAGATTTTCTAAAGTTCCAGTACGAGGAACTTTCCAAGGCTGCACTGAAGGATGGCGAAGAGGAAGCCCTCGAAGAAAAAGTCAGCAGTGCATCCAAGGTCGAAACAGAACGCCGTTACCTGGATGACATCCAAGGGCTTCTTGGAAACGAGAACGGCCTCCTGGACCAGGTGCAAAACCTGCAGGCAAAGATGCGTTCCCTGGCAGCAAAGATTCCCAGTTACGACGAAGACCTGAACGCCCTTATCGAAGTGGCAGATCCCTTCGAAAGTATCTGCAAGGACTTAATGCGTCTTAGCCCGTCTTCTGCAGTAAGCGCTGCCGAAATTGACAAGGCCAATTCCCGCATTGCCCAAATCCAGAAGCTAAAGCGCAAGTACCGCACCGACGTGTCCGGACTTATCGCACTTACAGAACAGCGAGCCGAAGAACTGTCCAGCCTAGAAAATCTGGACGCAGACCTTGAAGAACTGAACCGTCAAGGCGCCAAGGCCAAGGCAGAGCTCACCCGTATCGCAGGCCTCTTGACTGCGGCCCGCACCGCCGCCGCCGCCCGCTACGACAGTTCCGTAAGCGAAATCCTGCACACCTTGGGCATGCCCAAGGCACAGTTCACCACAAGCATTGAAACTCAGGCCCTGGGCCCCATCGGTGCCGACCGCATCGAATTCCTGCTGGCCCCCAACCCTGGCGAAGGCAGCAAGAGCCTACAGAAGGCCGTTTCCGGCGGTGAACTTTCCCGCGTGCTGCTCGCCATCAAGAGCGTCATGGCCGACCTGGATCATGTTCCCCTGCTGATCTTCGACGAAGTAGACTCCGGCATCAGCGGTGAAGTCGGCAACAGCATTGGCGTTGCCCTCCGCAACTTGGGCAAGCACCACCAGGTGCTTACCATCACCCACCTGCACCAGGTCGCCAGCCGCGCACAGAACCAGCTGGCGGTCAGCAAGAAGGAAATTGACGGAAGAACCTTCACCAGCGTTGTAGATCTGGACTACGAAGGTCGCCTCCAGGAGATTTCCCGCATGTTAGGCGGCGATTCCGATACAATTCGTGAACACGCCAAACAATTGCTGCAAGAAAACTTATAG
- the trmB gene encoding tRNA (guanosine(46)-N7)-methyltransferase TrmB codes for MSEEKIETVENEEVVEKEVVIPEFFRDLKEDENLKALWHYVFRTNGDRKPIATPDGLPHKLDFDWKDMFPSHNDHIEVEIGSGKGSFITDYAAKHPDYYIMGSEWDYTWAAFAQRKMNKAGVLDNASMLRGDVFYFLRDCVKDNTVDAFHMYFPDPWPKERHHKNRLLRPDFLEQVARVLKPGKRIFYWGTDHKEYNEVALEVFDNFPGCKVLVRNTAEPTEGIMTGFEKKYRKEGRPIYRSIVEFEK; via the coding sequence ATGAGCGAAGAAAAAATTGAAACTGTAGAAAACGAAGAAGTCGTCGAAAAGGAAGTTGTCATTCCTGAATTTTTCCGCGACCTCAAGGAAGACGAAAATCTCAAGGCACTGTGGCACTACGTATTCCGCACCAATGGTGACCGTAAGCCCATCGCCACTCCCGACGGACTCCCCCACAAGTTGGACTTTGACTGGAAGGACATGTTCCCCAGCCACAACGACCATATCGAAGTGGAAATCGGTTCCGGCAAGGGAAGCTTCATTACAGACTATGCGGCAAAGCACCCCGACTACTACATCATGGGTAGCGAATGGGACTACACCTGGGCAGCATTCGCCCAGCGCAAGATGAACAAGGCCGGCGTCCTGGACAATGCCAGCATGCTTCGTGGCGACGTATTCTACTTCCTCCGCGACTGCGTCAAGGACAACACCGTAGACGCTTTCCATATGTACTTCCCGGATCCGTGGCCCAAGGAACGCCACCACAAGAACCGTCTGCTCCGCCCGGACTTCCTGGAACAGGTTGCCCGCGTACTTAAGCCCGGCAAGCGCATCTTCTACTGGGGCACCGACCACAAGGAATACAACGAAGTTGCCCTGGAAGTATTCGACAACTTCCCCGGCTGCAAGGTACTGGTCCGCAATACAGCAGAACCCACCGAAGGCATCATGACCGGTTTCGAAAAGAAGTACCGCAAGGAAGGAAGACCCATCTACAGAAGCATCGTGGAATTTGAGAAATGA
- a CDS encoding MBL fold metallo-hydrolase, which translates to MPKKIIVMAAENKYIHNALKQVHTEASCTSVSGFSISGLATYMQMPELDFCVDMGECPLSATSINHVFLTHAHGDHGRCLMRHHSLRKMMGVERDSVYYMPDFICESAKAWIKAEAMFEGVAENKFRYPDIRPVSAGEVFFLEHRKDLALEAFEVKHSIPGMGGTIYHYKKKLKDEFLDKTPAELIELRKNKVEITREVYDPLVSFMGDCMGESLLDNSRVFKSKVLITECTFLSPEDESMSVKKGHSHINDIVKALNELDDEVKCEKIILSHFSMKYSEKYIKDVIAKSIPEKFKDRVVVFL; encoded by the coding sequence ATGCCGAAAAAGATTATCGTCATGGCTGCAGAAAACAAGTACATCCACAACGCCCTAAAGCAAGTCCACACCGAGGCTTCCTGCACATCCGTTTCCGGATTTTCAATCTCCGGGCTGGCTACGTACATGCAGATGCCCGAGTTAGACTTTTGCGTAGACATGGGCGAATGTCCCCTTTCTGCAACCTCCATCAATCACGTATTCTTGACACATGCCCACGGCGACCATGGTCGCTGCCTGATGCGTCACCACAGCCTCCGCAAGATGATGGGCGTGGAACGAGACAGCGTCTACTACATGCCCGACTTTATTTGCGAAAGCGCAAAAGCCTGGATCAAGGCCGAGGCCATGTTCGAAGGCGTTGCCGAGAACAAGTTCCGCTATCCCGATATCCGTCCAGTTTCCGCCGGAGAGGTATTCTTTCTGGAACACCGCAAGGACCTTGCCCTGGAAGCCTTCGAAGTCAAACATTCCATTCCCGGCATGGGCGGAACAATCTACCACTACAAGAAAAAATTGAAGGACGAGTTCCTGGACAAGACTCCTGCAGAACTTATCGAGCTCCGCAAGAACAAGGTAGAGATAACCCGCGAAGTCTACGACCCGCTGGTCAGTTTCATGGGCGACTGCATGGGCGAAAGTCTGCTGGACAACAGCCGAGTTTTCAAGTCCAAGGTGCTGATAACGGAATGTACATTCCTGTCTCCTGAAGACGAATCCATGAGCGTCAAGAAAGGGCACAGCCATATCAATGACATTGTCAAGGCCCTCAACGAACTCGACGACGAAGTGAAATGTGAGAAGATCATCCTGAGCCATTTCTCCATGAAGTATTCCGAGAAATACATCAAGGATGTCATCGCCAAAAGCATTCCCGAGAAGTTCAAAGATAGAGTGGTGGTCTTTTTGTAA
- a CDS encoding exodeoxyribonuclease III: MNIYSWNVNGLRSAAKKGFEEWFKATNPDILCLQEVRAEEDQIPEEIAHPEGYFVYWNPCKRKKGYSGVGIYTQIEPDRVNYGFDMEEFDDEGRVLQLVFPDWVLNSIYFPNGGSGDDRLDYKLRFYDAFLENSKRWLEDGKHVVTVGDYNTCHKEIDIARPKENEDVSGFLPIERAWMDKYVENGFVDSFRLLHPDQKDIYSWWSNRFGARRRNVGWRIDYAFIDAGLVPNVTAANIHTDVMGSDHCPISIELEPPFAPLPIKAHEE, encoded by the coding sequence ATGAATATTTATAGCTGGAACGTAAACGGGCTTAGGTCCGCTGCGAAAAAGGGATTCGAGGAGTGGTTCAAGGCCACGAACCCCGACATTCTCTGTCTGCAGGAGGTGCGGGCAGAAGAAGACCAGATCCCAGAAGAAATTGCACATCCCGAAGGATACTTTGTTTACTGGAACCCCTGCAAGCGTAAGAAGGGGTACAGCGGTGTTGGTATCTATACTCAGATTGAGCCGGATCGTGTCAATTATGGTTTTGACATGGAGGAATTCGACGACGAAGGTCGCGTGCTCCAGCTGGTTTTTCCGGACTGGGTCCTGAATTCCATCTATTTCCCCAATGGTGGCTCCGGCGACGATCGCCTGGACTATAAGCTTCGTTTCTACGATGCCTTCCTGGAAAACAGCAAGCGCTGGCTGGAAGACGGCAAGCATGTGGTTACCGTTGGCGACTACAATACCTGCCATAAGGAAATCGATATTGCCCGTCCTAAGGAAAACGAGGATGTCAGTGGCTTCTTGCCTATTGAACGCGCCTGGATGGACAAGTATGTTGAAAACGGCTTTGTGGATAGCTTCCGCCTGCTGCACCCGGACCAGAAGGATATCTATTCCTGGTGGAGCAACCGCTTTGGCGCCCGTCGACGTAATGTGGGCTGGCGTATCGACTATGCCTTCATCGATGCAGGCCTTGTTCCCAACGTGACTGCCGCGAATATCCATACTGACGTCATGGGTTCAGACCATTGCCCCATCAGTATCGAACTGGAACCGCCCTTCGCTCCGCTGCCTATCAAGGCTCACGAAGAATAG
- a CDS encoding spermidine/putrescine ABC transporter substrate-binding protein: MKKILLALAMFTAACFFAGCNEEQKSNAHPDKVTVMIYSEYIDPEMLTDFQMKTGYKLQLELYEAQEEMIGKLQASGTSQYDVIIASDVVIQQMIHLGLIQPIDTSKVPNRVNIADQFKNASYDPTNSYSIPYLWGTTGILYRDADVDPMKVSYSMLFDAKQTKGKFSLLEESRSMLSMALQAKGYDANSTDQKQINEAVEYILQAKKDPHFLGFDGSVGGKDKVLSKMDWAAIVFNGEAMAAIEEDSTLQFAIPTEGSFMWVDAMLLSAKAPNKDGAYAFMNYILDAKIGAQLAKFINYATPNKASLEVIDEEFKNNRVINPTAEEINRMVFLKDPGDAARLFDEAWTIVKTR, encoded by the coding sequence ATGAAAAAGATTCTTCTTGCTCTTGCTATGTTTACCGCAGCATGCTTCTTCGCAGGCTGTAACGAAGAACAGAAGTCCAACGCACATCCGGACAAGGTCACTGTAATGATCTACAGTGAATACATCGATCCCGAGATGCTGACGGATTTCCAGATGAAGACTGGCTACAAGCTCCAGCTGGAACTGTACGAAGCCCAGGAAGAAATGATCGGCAAGCTCCAGGCCTCCGGCACCAGCCAGTACGACGTGATTATCGCAAGTGACGTGGTGATCCAGCAGATGATCCACTTGGGCCTTATCCAGCCCATCGACACAAGCAAGGTTCCCAACCGCGTAAACATTGCAGACCAGTTCAAGAACGCAAGCTACGACCCCACCAACAGCTACTCCATTCCTTACCTCTGGGGTACCACAGGTATTCTCTACCGCGATGCTGACGTTGACCCCATGAAGGTCAGCTACTCCATGCTGTTTGACGCCAAGCAGACCAAGGGCAAGTTCAGCCTTCTGGAAGAAAGCCGTTCCATGCTTTCCATGGCTCTGCAGGCTAAGGGCTACGACGCCAACTCCACCGACCAGAAGCAGATCAACGAAGCTGTGGAATACATTCTCCAAGCTAAGAAGGATCCCCACTTCCTGGGCTTTGACGGTTCTGTAGGCGGCAAGGACAAGGTTCTTTCCAAGATGGACTGGGCAGCAATCGTCTTCAACGGCGAAGCCATGGCAGCCATCGAAGAAGATTCCACCCTCCAGTTCGCCATCCCCACCGAAGGCTCCTTCATGTGGGTTGACGCAATGCTCCTCAGCGCAAAGGCTCCCAACAAGGACGGCGCCTACGCATTCATGAACTACATTCTTGACGCAAAGATCGGCGCCCAGCTGGCAAAGTTCATCAACTATGCCACACCCAACAAGGCATCCCTTGAAGTCATTGACGAAGAATTCAAGAACAACCGCGTGATCAACCCCACTGCAGAAGAAATCAACCGCATGGTGTTCCTGAAGGATCCTGGCGATGCAGCACGTCTCTTCGACGAAGCCTGGACCATCGTGAAGACTAGGTAG
- a CDS encoding ABC transporter permease, producing MSKRKLPIFATVLAIIGFVLLYLPMFIVVEQSFNASKHGQSWGGFTLDWYTGLASNAMVQTTTVNTLILAVVSTLIATVLGTLLAIGIHRTPWGKKMGYFYDMSINVPVVTPDILMAIALVSVFALFRSWTSIFDPGMLTMTIAHVTLEISFVVLVVQSRLVSIGKDQIEAARDLYASTAGAWFRVILPQLSTAIVSGALLAFTLSLDDFILSFFTSGPESQTLPLYIYGSLKRGVSPQIHALSSIIFGLTLFIMILMVLKGIRKERKLLKLTQSPKG from the coding sequence TTGTCTAAGCGCAAACTTCCCATTTTCGCAACAGTCCTTGCCATCATCGGCTTTGTACTTCTGTACCTGCCCATGTTCATTGTGGTAGAACAAAGCTTTAACGCCAGCAAGCACGGCCAAAGCTGGGGCGGTTTTACCCTGGACTGGTACACAGGACTTGCAAGTAACGCCATGGTGCAAACAACCACGGTCAACACCTTGATTCTCGCTGTAGTCAGCACCTTGATTGCAACCGTTCTTGGAACCCTCCTCGCTATCGGCATCCATCGTACGCCCTGGGGCAAGAAGATGGGTTACTTCTACGACATGAGCATCAACGTTCCTGTGGTGACGCCCGATATTTTGATGGCCATCGCCCTAGTTTCCGTATTCGCCCTTTTCCGCAGTTGGACAAGCATCTTCGACCCGGGCATGCTGACAATGACCATCGCCCATGTGACCTTGGAAATCAGCTTTGTGGTTCTCGTGGTGCAGAGCCGCCTGGTAAGCATCGGCAAAGACCAGATCGAGGCCGCCCGCGACCTCTACGCAAGTACCGCCGGAGCCTGGTTCCGCGTCATCCTGCCTCAGCTTTCTACAGCCATCGTCTCCGGCGCGCTCCTCGCATTTACGCTGTCCCTGGACGACTTCATCCTGAGCTTCTTTACCAGCGGTCCCGAATCTCAGACCCTACCGCTGTATATCTACGGTTCTCTCAAGCGAGGAGTCTCCCCCCAGATTCACGCCTTGTCTTCCATCATCTTTGGACTGACCTTGTTCATCATGATCCTGATGGTTCTAAAGGGCATCCGTAAGGAACGTAAGCTTTTAAAACTCACACAATCACCAAAGGGCTAA
- a CDS encoding ABC transporter permease, protein MTTEVFEGKLTTRARMRKFGVLLTGPGMLWLLVFLLLPTIFLMVLAFAQRGSYGSINWDFSIENVKRLIGFSSFGWSPDNLLILWRSLKIAVITTVLCVAFGLPMAFWIANHGKSMRAFLFALIMVPSCTNLVIRTSAWMTLLGPDMFPADIARFFGLIGAGDSLYPGSFAVYIGMVSSMLPFAVLPLYTSVERLDWGIVEASRDLYAGPIRTFYHGVLSQMMPGIIASVILTLVPSLGMYVISDLLGGGKYMLIGNLIQQQFGSAMDWPFGAMLGTVLIICSVVSLIIFQRVGGKNFV, encoded by the coding sequence ACAGGTCCTGGCATGCTGTGGCTCCTAGTTTTCCTGCTACTACCGACCATTTTCCTCATGGTTCTTGCTTTTGCCCAGCGAGGCTCCTACGGAAGCATCAACTGGGACTTTTCCATCGAGAATGTCAAACGCTTAATTGGTTTCAGTTCCTTCGGCTGGTCTCCCGACAACTTGCTCATTCTTTGGCGCAGCCTCAAGATTGCGGTCATCACTACGGTTCTCTGTGTAGCCTTCGGTCTTCCCATGGCATTCTGGATTGCCAATCACGGCAAGTCCATGCGGGCATTCCTGTTCGCCCTCATCATGGTCCCCAGCTGCACCAATCTGGTAATCCGTACATCCGCCTGGATGACCTTGCTTGGGCCAGACATGTTCCCTGCTGACATCGCCAGGTTTTTCGGCCTCATTGGAGCCGGAGATTCCTTATATCCCGGTAGCTTTGCTGTCTACATCGGCATGGTCAGTTCCATGCTTCCTTTTGCGGTACTCCCCCTCTACACCAGCGTCGAACGTTTGGACTGGGGTATCGTAGAAGCAAGCCGCGACCTGTACGCAGGCCCCATCCGCACCTTCTATCACGGAGTGCTTTCCCAGATGATGCCAGGAATTATTGCTAGCGTCATCCTGACCTTGGTACCTAGCCTTGGCATGTACGTCATCAGCGACCTGCTTGGCGGCGGCAAGTACATGCTTATCGGCAACTTGATCCAGCAGCAGTTCGGCTCCGCCATGGACTGGCCCTTCGGTGCTATGCTGGGAACCGTGCTCATCATCTGCAGCGTGGTAAGCCTGATTATTTTCCAGCGAGTGGGAGGAAAGAACTTTGTCTAA